The following is a genomic window from Amphiura filiformis chromosome 4, Afil_fr2py, whole genome shotgun sequence.
AAAACCGGCTtatttatagatgagttgacctcaatgtttatcaacaaaggcaagggactggtatatcgatatggttaagtgaaccccatgcaaccactactcttgttcaatagccttattgtgatgtggcgggagttttaaaaacacaagccctgaacaaagTATGATGtgcacgcatactgccaggcaaaaaacaatggaaattgtgatgatgcgtgcgcatactgccaggcattgacgccagaagtcaactcatctatactgcTGCAAATTTCTTTCATTTATCAACAATTACAGGCTGAGATATACCCTTACTCAATAAAAATTGATGGATCAGAATCTGACAATGCTgattgcacagccgccatcggcgctgtgcattgtttttaccgcgttcttctttctgtcaacattatgatcagccatcgtagccacatgctttcagccatgttgaccatacttggtcagtagaaccatttggtggtgccacagatgtcacatgatcaacttccggtcaaatgtcatccacttccggtcaatggctaaAAGtgctaaaatgctactcctcccacaaataacatagcatcgtggcgtcacttgcacacatgcatcacctatagccagtgtctaaaagttcttcacagaattgggatcaaaggtcattaaggggtcacttcggtcaaaaaccaaaaatgttcaacatttttaaaaaaaaaaaaaaaaaatagcagagtaacggtatgttcacacatgacttgttattacatagtaaatatatggtatttttttcatttggggtcaaaaggtcattaagggccacttccggttagaaaccaaaatttttgattttcactaaaaatgcttctccttccacatattacattgcacgatgacatcacttgcacacatgcatcgcctattgccagtgtctaaaagtccttcacagaattgggatcaaaggtcattaaggggtcacttctggtcgaaaaccaaaattatcaaaattgtttaaaaaatttttatctcaaaatgtaaacagaccagagtaatataaccatcagacatgaatcagtgttacctgatgtatgcatggtatttttattttggggtcaaaggtcattaaggggtcacttcctgtttttagctaaataacttcaagaatttttatctcaacaactaaacatagaatttttaaattaaaattgaaacaatacattttgtcggtgtacataagggttttttttcattgaagtcaaaggtcattaagggagtcaaaaggtcaatcataaatttaaaaaaaatcaaatccatgtataagttccgattaagctgaaattcaccaggaatattccttatgacatcctaagcaccaTGTAATATTTttacggggtcaaaggtaattaagggatcacttccggttctcacagattcatttgtcactgctggctgtgcatgctcgcggtcgcaggcgaacgcaatcagatctcgtttgcATTCTTTTTTCCTGTCCTCATGGTGCTAACTGAAGTTTTTTTCAGTGACATCATCCTTCATGGGACTTCAGCACTCGCTGTTCTGTTGCATAaacattactgaatgaaatgacaGAAACCCgatttacaattgaaattttgtttttgaaaaatgctaaTATTAAGTctgatcctttttttttcttcttgagtATGGTAGTGTAGTTTCTGCAGGGTtggtctcccccccccccccacccccgcagGAAAATTCAAGACAATAAGCAGAACAAAGCACTGAATAAAGCTAATCTAAGCTAAGTGGAAAGCTGAGAACTAAAAGTAGCTGAGGAAAACTGAAAATGTGATGTCTGTTGCATCAGAAAAATGCTGGTAAAATTGTTGGACTATATCTCAGCCTTTAAGCATCAGTGAATTAAGATGCACTGAATAATAGTGTTGTCACCTGATTGCTAGCAGGAGATCCATAATGAGAGAAGGTTATGGAAGTGATtgattgggccattccagttgaaatccactccCCTACGGAATACaagtccttaatctcccacacagggagggtgaatttcaaaggggTAACCTGAATagacaactccatttgaaattttcaccccctgtttgggagattatgtcttccataaggggtgtatggatttcaattggaatagcagaATGTAAAAGATGTCATAATTataaagtgtgcaatatttgctgGATAGATAGCTGGTCAACTGTCTGGTTTTCttgaaattataaaaataaaataaatatgttaaCTATTTACGAAATAAGAAGAAGAAAACTCAATAATTATGGACTTCAAATAAGTTTTTGTTTGGACCAGGCAAGAATgaagaaatttggaaaattgatTTAGGTTAGTTTGAGTGGTGgttctattttgtttgtttggtgggTTAGTTTATGCAGGCCAATAAGTTTTGGTTTACGGATGGTAACTTTTGTTTCATAACCAGCCCAGTGTAAGAAAAAGTACATCCATAGATGTagtactacagtaagccaaaagattaaggtaccagttacggtcaccccctgtatatcctaaacaaaggcacacatgtcataattggaaccaacagccaatagctgcatcttccagctcgaatttaagacctcattcgttgacattgtccaagaaataaagacacgacgatccaaaaaccaaaggaagatgcaaatataaaagttgcagtttgccacattgcatgccctattgatttgtacacaaagcgtgcgcgaacaagataactagcgctatGCTTTCATTGaatagcacgaaaaactagcatcgtgctttcattgattagaacacaaaagtgcaacttttttttttttttcttcatcaggttttggactaccgtttctttaattttcaaccaatctcaacaaataaggtcttaaatcagagctacagagtacaggcatcggctgcttgttgacatatttgtctttacttaggatatacagaggtgaacacaactcctaccttaattcttttgcttactgtatatcatTTGAACGTAAGTTGCCAAAGGTGGGTTTATATATGCATGGTATTGGTAACTATCAGCAAAATAAATGACAAGCAAACAACAATcattaatttgttttcatttgagTGATTTATTCATCGCACATATGGCCGTGTGTCTAGACTTGGGACCCTGGAAAAGTGGGAGGTGTgacattttgactgaaaatttcaacttttctcTTAAATTAAACTATGAAGACAGCATCATAATCCTTCaagtttacattcatttgaaagctAATTTATTCTGCTTGAACATGATACCAAAAGATAAGTAATATGATATTGCTAATTAATTTTACGGACCAATAAGTTAACGAAGTGCAAAGTGGGAGGATCACGGACACGGATCTTCGGACACGGTACAATGTAATCTCTATgggaaaaatgaatttttataggTACCAACTATGATCCACTTgaaatttttagtaatttaataTTGTGTGGTTAATAGATGTATTTGAATGGACTTATTAATAGTTCTGCtgtaatattttataaattttacctTAATTATAtagattaatgacacttaacgagCTGCTAATTAAGAGTAAAACGAAGATGCGACAAAAGCTCTGACATTCAGAAATTGTGTTGGGAGTTTGAACCACTGTGATAGAGGTCAAATATCCACCCCTCATTAATGCTGTATTTTAGAAGCAAGTAATTAATAAAGAATTAAACAAATTGTTGGCCTGTAATGTTCTAAATTATTAGATTAATGACACTTAATGAGTTGTTAATTAGCAACTTAGTCTAAAATAATTTTGCCATCAAAAACGAGTCTGATCATTAGAAATTGTATGAACTACTTTGAAAAACTACATTGTCCTACAGGTCAAACATTATACTCCCTCTCATTTATGCTGTTATTAACTTATTaagcaattaataatattaaaaataaaatgcaatattGTTTAATGTAACTGataatttaattatcataatCTAAGTCAAGGAGCAGAGTTGACACAGTGTCAAGAACTAAAAGTACGGTAATGGCTCATAACAGTTCCAAACACCCGGAAGCCCACTCTGTAGCATTTGTTAACTGTGATGGAAAACTGAATGTCAGAGAGCTGTCATGTTATTGCATGGCATGTTTATAAACTGATTTTCATGCTTTTAAAGTTTGCAGAATCAGACACCAGCAAAGATCAAAAGTCTTCTACATCTAAATAAAGCACAAAGAAAAAAGTGTAATTGAAAATGGAGAAATGGCAAACTTTATTGCCAAGGATCAGcaattgccattaaaccatcaaGTGATTTATATGATTACCACttgtttaaaagttgcatcagAAGGCATTATAACAGTCAATGAAGTAGCTTTTGTTCATTCTGACTATAAATATAACCATtacattaaaaatgttgattgcagatcaagccaggaagcagccactccacggctatggaatttcactcATAATTATCAAGTGACTACAAGGGTGTTTGAAAGTAGTATGAAAGACCAGCCATTTATACCAAAGCAAGATATTGTACAATATTATGTTGGTATTGACCTTTCACAGagcaagaaaaatgcaaattattgTGTTCTTCAAAATGCAGACCATGAAGACATTTTGTGTTCATTATCGTGACTGCGCTTTGATTCAGCTAGGACAGATGGGTAAAAACTGAGGATTTTAACACTTTAAAAAGTGTTAGACAGGCTCATAGTTATATAActtgtatttttgatgtttagAGCATGTGTGTATAACCAGAAAGCACTCTGGACATGATTTTCCTACATGTTATGCTGAAATAACAATGTGACGATTTTTACAGCAAATTTTATGAAGGTAATTTTCATCCTCATGTATCACGATTACCTTTATAGGGATACCTGTAaaactatacatatttagaatgctcTTGCCTTGAATAATTCAATTCTGGCATAGATTTTACTCTAGGATGTATCTCATCAGTGGACCAGATTTTTTGAGTCATACACTTTTTTATGGAAAAATCACcgatatttgtacttgtaacttctTAACCCTTACCCCTATCaagaaaataatgtcatttttgaaTTCCTTGGAGCAAAAGCTtcaaaaatatgtatacttttaatagGGTGAGATGTTTAGTTTTTGCGAAGTAAATGTTTGAATCAAAAAAGGCGTAAATTTCTTGAATTTTTTCGGTGTCACGCAAAAGGTTCCCAACTTAAGACACACGGCCATATGCATACCACACATATAGGATGTTTGAGCAGTAactgacataatattttgcaagaTAATACAAAACTAAATGCACTTTACCTGCAGCAATTTGCTGTGTATGATGTCAGCTATAGACAATTCCTATAATCGGCACTTACAtgccgttgatggggtgaacatcaaTATCACACATGTCACATGTTATTAATAACACAAAACAATCATGTGATCCCCTTCTTGACCTAGCTTTCATTATTTTATGCTACATGATAttgatgttcaccccatcaacagCAAAGATACCAATTATAGGGATGGTCCATACTacaaaagcattgatgtcactaccgaacttgaggtgaaccaaagaatatatttgtgtgcaaaattATACAGAGGCTAATGAGGCCAATTTGCagtgaaattaaaaaacaaacacctttttgaaaaataattggCAGTTGCATAAAGTACACAATTACTTTTTTCGTAAGATTCTGTTCAAATAGTCCtcataataaaacattttgagcTCTGCTTGTTTAAAATACACCAATCATGTATCAGACTGCTATCAGTGCATTGCGTCATTTAACATCTTATAAAAGGtgtgtaaaaatgacaaaacCTTGCCCAATTTTCCAACAGTTGCATTCCCAGTACTctaaaatcatatcaaaatgtAACATCATTCTTGTATTTTGATACTTTCTGGTGTGGGGTACATTCCATCATACagattagagaataaaagataggaatttttgtttttactatcctctattgTGTGATAGACGCCATACAGGTCCCAatgttttgagtagtggatgccagcgCATGTGTGGCGTATTAGCAACATGCTTCCAACGTGTGACATACTCGCAGCTATTGCGCACCACAAGCGTGTTCCATGACGATGTTGTGATAACAAAATGCtggaaccaatgaaattcagcgcttACAAGCTATACCTCAGCCACTGACTACGAATTGTCAATACTGTTCACTTTCTTCTATCCAGCTTGTTTGTATCCAGGTTCATACTTCTTTTGGTTTCATGTCCAATCTTGTCATGCAATGAGCTCTAACGATCCCAGCCTGACCAGCGGTAATCACCCAACAATGGCTGCCATAATTAGGATTGCAACAGACAGGTGATAATATCCAGCTTGTTTGTATCCAGGTTCATACTTCTTTTGGTTTCATATCCAATCCTGTCATGCAATGAGCTCTTACAATCCCTGCTTGTCCAGCGGTAATCACCTAACAATGGCTGCCGTAATTAGGATTGCAACAGATCTGTGATAATATCCAGCTTGTTTGTATCCAGGTTCATACTTCTTTTGGTTTCATATCCAATCCTGTCATGCAATGAGCTCTTACAATCCCAGCCTGGCCAGCGGTAAGCACCCAACAATGGCTGCCATAATTAGGATTACAGCATATCTGTGAGCAACAAGATTAAACAATATATTGATTAACAATTAAGGATATAAAGTTCTAGGTTCTTATAAAGCTATGTCCAATTTACACATTgttgtgttcagtcacaatggttcattatgtaagaaCAGAtgccattttgaaagttgcactttggtccattTGACTCTCAAAAATGCAGTAGACCTGACCTACAGTAGATTACAATCTGCATTTATAACAGTTAAAGgggccaaaaaattgcattttttcttaCGTAATTGATTGTGACCAATCACAATAACGTGTGACGTTGTAAGTTGGACCaggtgtgtaaaacaaaataggctgccaatgaaattttataatttttttattttgtacaaaaacttctcaatttattttagaaagtCCTTTGTTTGCaaattaaaattgtaaaataacaGGTTGGATGACTACTTATCAACTACAACAATTGACCCAATCTGGATCACTGGGCAAAGTTGAACAACAAGTTAACCACCAAATTTTGAGCCAATTATGTGACataaccctgatgtggcagtgacgtcaacggtTTGAGGCAGCTGGTTCGCGCgagcatctatgcggcgtctgcGTGCGTGCGTACACCAGCTACGCTCAATGATATAGGccctgacatcactgccacatcagggtgaaaaatagtaCAGGTTATTAACTAGCCAATTCCATCTGACAACATGGAAGATCTGCGAACGGAaccactcccaacaagtaaaatttcaaagtagtATAGATGATCAAGGTGAGTCCGAGCAGTGCCTGTGATGCTAGCAGACagtgtttgtactcaaatattgagaaacataagggctcatattgaaattcccttacacaggaaggtgtgcgccatcctgcagctttcctgtgctagccttcttttgttaaaatcctgggcagggtgtatcactgatgcatacaatccatccattttatgaccgagctttcctgaagcgcgcgcttagcgaggggaatcctgccttctttctgtgtgaaaacgtggtagggtatttcaatatgagccctaaagccCATGTATAGGGATAGGCTTGGGTTCAATAATTGAGATTCCAAGCCTCATTGTAAATGACTTTTATTTTCCCCCATGTGCATTATTTTCACTGAGGAGGGGGAATATATTATTTATCATAACTGcaaatatggaaatataaatgtgaccagtGGCTTCCTTGATTCATTTCCTGTAAGATCaataattagggaccgttcacaaacacttgttagggggtgcCTGAGACAAAAGGGGGGAGCCTGAAAATTGTTGCCCCTCCTAAGGGGAGCccaaaaaaaaatgaccacacattttcctgcaaaaattaagtttatatgcttttctatggggttgactcataattttcatgtcaaaaaggggggccctgaaatttttgaggtctgtaaaggggggggggtcccttACTCTGCAGAACaaactgtattatttaagcaaaataaacaaaactgAAACAATATGACTTGAAAGCTCCGGCACGCCTTAAATCAACACAATTTactacttttttttaaaacaaataagccATTTTAATGGGGTCAGGCTACATGCTTTTGTGGTTGATATTATGTTGCGACAGATGTCACATTTTCAGTTCTCTGCAGTGACTTTTCATTCTCGGCCTTGATTTTGCACTCAAGCGTTTAGATTTGTTCAGGGTTTTTGTTCTCTTGCTGTGTTTTCTGCAGCAGACGACTGCAGCAGATGATGCCAAGACGGATTTTGACCACTGCAGAAGATGCTGGCAGAAAAATAGCCCCTGCGCATGTCTCACAGGAAAATCACCTAAAAGGCATCCAACTGAAACCTGGCCTTAACAATCCATTCTTACCTTTACATcataagtttttaagcttaccttatACAAGGCCTGAAGAGGGAACTGGTCAGGGGGTGGCTCTTTCATTCCCTCTGCATATCTTAATCGGGGCAGACTCCTATTTTTCCAACCAAGCTCATGTGTATTAGCATATTCACTCTGGAGACGGGAAAATGTTTCAATTAAACAGTATTATATATATGAATATTTTGAGCTTTAAAAACCCTTATATCTTTAAttgggccaaaaaaataaattgtttggttccccttccaagacaaaaatttggagggtcggtaggttgatccattttttttttcatgggctcttcctacatttttcctccattttgaaaaggctggtattgacaaatgcttgatcattttatgataaaaaaattttgcatttttggactgaatttaaatggaaatacttcttgtttttaatcaaatatgcatttaataaataaaatgagtgaataacaaaatgaaatgttCTTGATACTGTTCAGATTCAAGGTTTCTTTTAAAAAAGCTgatgagggcaaccaaacataatTTTTATATTTGGCCTTGGAATGATGTTATAACATGTGGAATTATTTATTCTATAGTTTGCGGCAAAGTTTATCGGCCTTTGGATGGTTAAGCCTACATACTCAATTTCTGCATGAAAAAGTTGGCTCCAATAAACGCATCCCTTCTGGAATATACACTGTCCCCAGGCATTTAACAGTAAATATGGTAACTTTTATtattatacctcataaatattcatgaactaatGAAGCCAACTTATTGGTTAAtcacaaatgtgtacatccacatcaaaagGATGCATTTCTCGGTTGCTACATGTTTCTCTTTTTGCATAATAgctaagaataaataccagactcatctcaagtggaggtcacttcaaattatttccaagtcacatggtttaaggatgttctctgtattcctaaaccatgtgacatgAGGATGATTTGAGGTGATCTCTATGTGTAAaaggagacacatgtagcagccaacaagtgcatccttttgatatggatgcacacaaatgacaaggactttttCTTCTGTGTGACTATTTCCTAACAACCTCATTCCTACAAGCAAAGTATGGTGTAATGAACAAACAATACATGGTTTATATTTGGGGAAATAGGGCAACTATTTTTTTCTTTAGGTGCTGGATACGGGCCTATCACACGAACTCAGATTCCTCGTCCCCTCTTTAGCCATTTAGTATTTATGTACTTCCATAGTGTCTCAATTATAGTCTCTGGCAGAGATAAACTCTGAAtgttgcatctgacgtcaggacTGAGACACAGCATGATTGGTTGCTAGCCTGCACAGTACAGCATATTTCATCTTATTGACAACACATCAGACACAACATTTCCAAGTTTCTCTCTGCCAGCAACTAAAGATCTTTACTTACCATGTCCATATCATTATAAACCAATCCATAGTCATCTTCCATCTCTGAATAACTTCTTGGGAATGGCAATGGACTCCGCCTTTTCTTCTCTTGCTTTGACTGTCCTTCACCCAACTCCATGTTCTTGTCCATTATTTCTTTGCCACTAACTTTCCCAGCTGATTCTACAGGTTCATTATCAGGTGTACTTTGAGTTCTGGTGCCTGGTGTATTAGTCACACTACTAATCCCCACTTGATCAACAGGTGCACTATTACCAGTCCTGGTGTCATCAGCAGGTGTTGCCGGTTCTGTTAGGCTATCCTGCACCTCCTGACACACCTGCAATAATTGAGCTATCTCATCCTGAAACTCTACACCAGATGTCTCCTCAGCAATATTACCACCCATAGTTCTATCACTTTGTGAAACATTTGAAGAAGAAACATCTGTTTCCATTGCAGAAATACTGGAGGTATCCAAGGCAATATCACTACTCATACTTGCATTAGTACACTCATCTGGATCGATAGGTTCGGTTTTAATCACCATCGGAACACTGTCATCTTGTCCAGATTGCATATTACCCTGAGTATTCCCATCATGCAGTTCTTCTTTGGCTGTCTCCATTTCCACACTTCCACTGACGTCCTCCACTTCTATGGCAACATCCTCCATCTGACCATCTGGTGGAACTAAATTTCCATCAGTTCTTTTGTCTCTATTTATATTCTCATTCTCACAATGTGGATCTATCCTTGATTCACCACTTTCAATAGCGTCCTTCTCGCCTTGATTTGTACAACTCTCCCTATTCATTACTTCTGGATCCTCAGCACTTGTAATTTCCATTTCTATTTCATTTGGTTCATTCCCACCACCACATCtctcaatatttaattttttattatccACTGgagatattttttccaaatctgTAAAGTACAATgactgaaatgaaacaaaatattatttgttaattttgaTCAAGTATTTATGCAAAAGCAGGGTTGTattattgaagacagaattaaaaatactaattgacgcgtctgacgtcagagcaTGGCGCGATTGGTTGCTGAgttgcgcagtacggcatttttggccaggttgacaggacgtcatacacaaactagtctttttaattcgatcTTCAATTATAGCTAATGGCAGGTAAGTATCTTTCCTGTACTGTTGAGAGAGTAAAATTTCAAGTACTACTCCCTAATCcaaaaaaatacagaactatttttttttaaataaaaaaaacattatcctgttttgccacatgaaacatagctcaatcctaatcattcatttagtcctgactggagataaaagaaaaagttcactattttactgatttcttggaaaaaaaaagccacaaatatgcattttcggcatgttttctgacaatcgagtcacaaaaatcacagacttggaacaagtctaagcattcaaaatactGAGTATATGCTGAACGTTTGcccaaattttcacttttttgtgttactttaattaaatggttggttataagaatgaaacaagtcttttctaaaatttagaatgcataaactgaaattaatcTTTGTACAAGTATTTCGGCTTGATTGTCACTACATACGAAAAACagcctaaaatgcatgtttttggcccttttttcccaaaaaattggctaaatattaaaatttgacttttattgctagttaggactaactcaaggattaggatttagctatgtttcatttggtaaaacaggaaaatatatttttattcaaaaaaaacagttctgtatttttctggaatagggagtaatccATCTGTCAGGTAACAATTTCAGATCTTTTGTCTTGGTATTGACATGTCAGGcttgtacagtaagccaaataattaaggtaccagttatgttcaccccttgtatatcctaaacaaaggcagatatgtcattattggaaccagcagccaacagctgcatcttttagcttgaatttaagaccttattcgttgaaattgttcaagaaatatagACACGACgatcaaaaaacccaagaaagattcaaatttaaaagttgcagtttgccacattgcatgccctattgatttgtacacaaatcgttcgattagcacgaaaaaccagcgttgtgctttcattgattagaacacaaaagtgcaactttttatttcatatcttcattagatttttgatcaccgtttctttaattcttaaccaatttcaacaaataaggtcttaaatcagagctaaagagtacaggcatcggctgcttgttttaattttgacacattagaATATACCTTAATTCTTCTGCTTAATGTATTCTTTTTCTTCATAATACCAGTCCCATTCACTCATGTAATAAAGGTTTAGAAGCAaaaccctagcagaaattctatacagcaagaagtgtatcaaaagtgtatcaaagtgtattaaaactgtatcaaacagcaatttaatacagttttgatatacaaagggtgtattgaaaatgtatcaactgaaaatataaggtatcaaaactgtatcaaataccacctaactgtatcaaaaatgtatcaaaagtgtatcaaatttgaacttagttcATTTTgtccatgcttgtggtgtatcaaaagtgtatcaaattgaactttgcagttttttagtgtatgtaaagtgtatcaaagtgaactttttggtgctagatgtatatcaaaagtgtatcaaattggacttagtcaaattctggctgcatacagtgtatcaaaagtgtattaaattggactttgcctgttttttttagtgtatgtaaagtgtatcaaattgaacttagttaatttttggtgtctagaggtatatcaaaagtgtatcaaattggacttagtcaaattctggctgcatacagtgtatcaaaagtgtattaaattggactttgcctgttttttagtgtatcaaaagcgtattaaattggacttagtttattttgggtggctagaggtatatcaaaagtgtatcaaattgggctttcataaactgaccttttgtagtgtatcaaaactgtatcaataactgatcacatgt
Proteins encoded in this region:
- the LOC140150987 gene encoding uncharacterized protein isoform X2; this translates as MINAIQLHSTLLSRAIELWTKLTRWRWPHDGPGLVQLWEFGKLTHHGAMATPHICMGFAHNYGCVWDLKWCPSGCWQDPMSRSDDEVASGQRSEVRGDARLGVLGMACSDGTVRVICVPHPKIDAVNKAPMYKLKPVLSLYPCYQHGQDSAPWFGQCWCLEWLPRDKHTQILASFSNGTVALWNLCTTSSLLQMSNTTDGKILYPTQVFSLCDAVIRSFAWCPLDPNYIATVCTDKRVQFWDLRDTGYPIMTYMVNLYIECKWLSHWPGCFASVDNSHCPHRYYSLVAYHECGYFGYSYFPTTMHQSCVWGADVSDWLNSVVSVDAGGDAELMVLPALCHDTDNGKAYSFQIRRRSLYFTDLEKISPVDNKKLNIERCGGGNEPNEIEMEITSAEDPEVMNRESCTNQGEKDAIESGESRIDPHCENENINRDKRTDGNLVPPDGQMEDVAIEVEDVSGSVEMETAKEELHDGNTQGNMQSGQDDSVPMVIKTEPIDPDECTNASMSSDIALDTSSISAMETDVSSSNVSQSDRTMGGNIAEETSGVEFQDEIAQLLQVCQEVQDSLTEPATPADDTRTGNSAPVDQVGISSVTNTPGTRTQSTPDNEPVESAGKVSGKEIMDKNMELGEGQSKQEKKRRSPLPFPRSYSEMEDDYGLVYNDMDMSEYANTHELGWKNRSLPRLRYAEGMKEPPPDQFPLQALYKICCNPNYGSHCWVLTAGQAGIVRAHCMTGLDMKPKEV